The genome window CCGCCGTCGAAGTGCGGGATCGCCATCAGCGACCGCTGCCCCTCCAGGTACGGCGCCGCGGGGTCGTCCGCGGCGAACCGCAGATCATCGATCACCTGCGGCTCTTCCCCGTAGAAGAGGTCGGCGAGAATCCCGCCGTGCAGGACCGGCAGCTTCTCCGGCGATTCCCACGGATTGATCTCGTCCTTCCAGCCGCTGTACCGGGTGATTCGATACCACGGTTCGTTGAGCCCCCGCCGACTGAGCGAGATCCGGCGGTCGGCCGGAAAGACGGTCGCCATCCGTCGCCCGAACGTGCGGACCAGTTCCTGCGGGTCCGTCTGAAGGCTCATCTCCTTCATCGTCTCGCAGACGATCGCCAGTCGCTCCTGCCAATCCGTGATCGGAATCGCGGGGCGACGGTCGGCAGTGGGGGCGGAATCAGAGACGGTGAAAGGGGGCATGGAGAGGCGCGGAGGAAGGGAAGCAGCGCGACCCCGATCATAGTGATTTCGAAGGACCGCCGCGCCGGACCGCTCGAGATTGTGCCCCTTTCCGCCGCCCCGGTTGCCAGCCAGGTGCCGTCAGTGGGCCACCATCAGATACGAACGCAGCCGCCAGAGAAGCCACCAGGCGGCCTGGTCTGTCAAAGAGGACTCGGCGGTGTCCGTTTCCAGTGCCACCGCGACGGCGAGCTGATTCTTCCGGTCGCTGAGTTCATCCGGCTCCGCGTCCTGAAACGTCAGCCGCATGCGGAATCGGGGAGCTTGCGTCAGGAGGCTCTGCCACCACCAGCGGGGGCCGAAGTCCATTGCCACATGGTTCTCGTCGACCGACGCCAGGCGGGCCTGCTGGTCGTCAATGAAGCCGCAGAGCTTCAGGATGAGTGTCGTCCCGGTGTGGTGAACGTGAAACTCTTCGCTGTGCAGGGTGACAGGCCGGGGCCGCAGGAGCATGGTGGGATCTTCGGGGGAAGGATGTTCCCGCAGTCAAGCACCTCGCACGCCGAATCGCGCGGGCTCGGGGACGACACGCCGGCCCCTGGGTTTTCCGCGGTCTCTCGTCGTTCCTGGCGGAGACGCGTTGTTTTTCGGCATCCCGGATGATGCCGAATGGCGACGACCGGAGCCAGTCGGTCCTAGGAGCCGGCGGGGCCGGATGGGGCTCCCGCGGTCGATCGAACGCGTTTGACAGAGACCCTCGAAGCGAAGTCGAATGCAGAACCGCCCCGAGTCCCGACCCGCAGTGATCCGTTTTCATGCCGAGGAACCGCGACCGATCCGAACGCCCCGCGGGACGCCTCGCGCTCGACTCCGCTGCGGGGCATTCCGAGGCCACCACCGGGGGGCTCGACAGGACCAGGAACCGTGTCCTGTGGCAGAATCTCGGACTGGGGGCTCTGCTCGTCGCGGTGGTCCTGGCGGTCTTCGGCCAGGCGGCGTGGTTCGGCTATGTGAACTTCGACGACCCCGAGTACATCCGGAACAGCAAACATGTCGAAGGGGGCCCGACCCTCGAGAATCTGAAGTGGGGGCTGACCACCCTGTACTTCGCGAACTGGCATCCTCTGACGTGGTGGTCCTGGCAGGCCGATGTCGCGCTGTGGGGAGACAATCCCGAAGGGCATCACGTCACGAATCTGCTGATCCATGCCGTCAATGCCCTGCTCGTGTGGCGGGTGATGTGGACGCTGACCGGCCTGCGATTCGGCAGCTTTCTGCTCGCGCTCGTGTTTGCGATCCACCCTCTGCGGTGGGAATCCGTCGCGTGGATCTCGGAGCGGAAAGGGCTGCTGAGTGCACTCTTCGCTCTATTGGCGGTCGACCGTTATGCGGCTTACGCCCGCTCACCGTCGCTGGTCAGGATGGGGATCGTTGCGGTCTGCCTGGCGCTGAGCCTGATGTCGAAGGCGATGGCCGTGACGCTTCCCGCCGTGCTCCTCGTTCTTGACTGGCGGCCTTTGGGGCGCTGGAAATCCTGGCGGGATGGCGTGTGGCTCGCGCTGGAAAAGTGGCCGCTGTGGCTGCTCGTCGCCGGGTCGGTGTTCGTTACGTTTATCGCCCAGCAGCGCGGCGGGGCGGTCCGAACGCTGCATGAGGTGAGCGGCGTTCAACGGGTGCTGGGGGCGGCCTGGGCGTACACCGTTTATGTCGGACAAACCCTCTGGCCGGCGAACCTCTGTGTCTTCTATCCCCTTCCCGATCACCGTCCCTGGTGGCAGGCTGTCGTGGCGATCGTCGTCCTGCTGGGCGGGACGATCGGCGCGATCCTGGCCGCGCGGCGCTGGCCGGCGGTCACGGTCGGCTGGCTCTGCTATCTCGGGATGCTGGTCCCGGTGATCGGCCTGGTCCAGCTGGGGGGGCAGGCCCACGCGGACCGCTACGTTTATCTCCCGAGCATTCCGCTGCTCGCGGCAATCGGGACTGTGGCCGTTGGCCTCCTCGGGCCTCGCGCGCGGAGTTTCGGCGTTGGGGTGGCGTTCGCCGTCCTTCTCATTCCACTGGCTCTCCAGAGCGTCGCTCAGGGCCGGGTCTGGCGAAACGGCCGGACCCTGTGGCTCCATGCGGCCCGCGTCGCTCCGTGCGCGGAGAGTTGGTGGAACGTCGGGATTCTCAATCTGGACGCCCGGCGCTACGACGACGCGGCCCGGGCGTTTCAGGAGGCTGTCCAGCTCGTTCCCGAAGTGCCGGAGTACCACGCGGGGCTCGCGGCGGCTCTTGATGGCCTGGAACGGTGGGACGAGGCCGAGGCGGCGGCCAGCTCCGCCCTGAAACTGGCGGGCGCTGATCTCCAGGAGACGCGCGCCCGCTGCCACCTCATCCTGGGGAAAGGGGCAGTCCGCCGTGGCGACCTGCCCGAAGCCCGCCGGTTGTTGGAAGAGGGACTCGGCACCGCCAGGAACGTCGAACTGCGGAGTGAGATCGCGGTGCGGCTGATGCGCGCCGGGGCTCCCCGCGAAGCCCTTCCGCACCTCACCAGGATCCGCGACGACGATCCGGACAGCTCCGCGGCCCAGGGGAATGTCGGGAACGCCTATCTGGAACTCGGCGACTGGCAGGCCGCGGCGGACTCGTTCGGCAAGGCGGTCGAACTGCTGCCGCGGGAACCCCGGCTGCGGAGTCGCTGGGTCACCATGCTCCTGGCCTCCGGTCAAGACGACGCGGCCCGCCGGGAAGTGCAAATCCTCGTGAAGATGGACTCGAACTGGCCGGTCGCCTCCTTGCGGGCGGCGGCCCGGATGACTTCGAGCGCGGACTCGACGCCTTCGCAGATTGCCGAAGGCTACTGGCTCGCTGCGGCCGTCCGGCTCCTGTTCGATCCTCCCCCGCCCGAGGCCCTCGACATCATGGGGATGGGAGCCGCCGGCCAGGGCCGCTTCGACGAGGCGGCTCGACTCGGGGAGGAGGCGGCGAAGCTCGCTCGCACGGCGGGACGGGAGGACCTGGCGAAGGCGATCGACACGCGGGTGGAGCATTACCGGGCCGGTCGGCGTCCTCCCACCCCGTGAAGAGCTTGTGGTCTTGGTCCGGAGCCCGGTCGTCGCTCTGCTTCCCCGGGCCGCGAGTCTCTCGGATGAGACCAAAGGGATTGACCAGCCACTGGTTCCGCCGATCACCCAAGACCCATTCCTTGAAGATTGGCGGCGCGATTGCTACCGTCCCGCCGAAGTCCCGACGGACGTGGTCCGCTGAGGCTCCGCGCAGCGGCTGCCGTGACCACGCGGCGGAGACGACATCGCGCCGCTTGCGGCGCGAACGATACGGCGCCGTAAGTTCTTTTTCGACAAATGTTTAGCCAGTAGGATCCGAAGATGGCGACGAAGTACGTGTACTCCTTTTCCGGTGGAAAGGGAGAAGGCAACGGCAAGATGAAGGCCGAGCTGGGTGGCAAGGGCGCGAACCTGGCGGAAATGTGCAACATCGGTCTGCCGGTCCCGGCCGGTTTCACGATCGGCACCGAGGTCTGCAACTACTACTACGCCAACGACCGCAAGTATCCCCCCGAGCTCAAGGCTCAGGTCGAAGCGGCCCTCAAGGAAGTCGAAAAGGTCATGGGGGGCGAGTTCGGCTCCAAGACCAACCCGCTCCTCTTCAGCTGCCGCTCGGGCGCCCGTGAGTCGATGCCCGGGATGATGGACACCGTCCTCAACATCGGGATGAACGACGAGACCGTCATCTCCCTCGCCAAGAAGTCGGGCGATGAACGGTTCGCCTGGGACAGCTACCGCCGCTTCATTCAGATGTACGGCGACGTCGTGATGGGCCTCAAGCCCCAGACCAAGACCGACCCGGACCACTTCGAAGAACTCCTCGAGCACAAGCGCGAGAAGGCGGGCGTGAAGTTCGACAACGAACTCACCGCCGAGCAGCTCAAGGAACTGGTCGCCGAGTACAAGGCGGTCATCAAGAAGCACACCGGCAGCGAGTTCCCGACCGATCCGATGGAACAGGTCTGGGGCTGCATCGGCGCCGTGTTCAGCAGCTGGATGAACGACCGGGCGATCGTCTATCGCCGCATGTACAACATCCCCCACGAGTGGGGGACGGCCGTCAACGTCCAGGCGATGGTCTTCGGCAACCTCGGCGACGGCTGTGCGACGGGCGTCGGCCTGACCCGCGACTGTGCCGTCGGAACGCCGGGCTTCTGCGGCGACTACCTGATCAACGCTCAGGGTGAAGACGTCGTCGCCGGGATCCGGACCCCGCTCCGGATCGAAGAGACCCTCGGCAAGGACATGCCGAAGGCCCACGCCGAGCTCGACGAGATCGGCAAGAAGCTCGAAAAGCACTTCAAGGAAGTCCAGGACGTCGAGTTCACGATCCAGGAAGGCCGCGTCTGGATGCTCCAGACCCGTAACGCCAAGCGGACCGGCTTCGCCGCCGTTCGCATCGCGGTCGACCTCGTCAACGAAGGGCTGATCACCGAGAAGGAAGCCCTCCAGAAGCGCCGCATCCCGGCAGACGACCTGAACCAGCTCCTCCAGCCGATCTTCGACACCGAAGCCAAGAAGAAGGCGACCAAGGAAAACCGCGCGATCGCCAAGGGGATCAACGCCGGTCCGGGGGCCGCCACCGGCCAGATCGTCTTCCACGCCTCGGATGCGGAAGCGCTCTACAACAAGGACAACAACGTCCAGCTGATCCTCGTCCGTAAGGAAACGAGCCCGGAAGACCTTCGCGGGATGAAGGTCGCGAAGGGAATTCTCACGGCGTTCGGCGGGGCCTCCTCGCACGCCGCGCTCGTTTCCCGCCAGATGGGTAAGGTCTGCATCGTCGGTTGCGGTTCGCTCGTCGTCGATTACGACAAGGGGACGATCTCGTCGGGCGGCACGACCCTCAAGGAAGGGGACTGGATCAGCATCGACGGATTCACCGGCGAAGTCTTCAGCGGCAAGGTCGAGACCAAGCCGAGCGAGATCGTCCAGGTTCTCGTCCAGAAGACGATGAAGCCGGAAGAGTCCGAGACCTACACCCGCTACGCCCAGCTGATGGGCTGGGTCGACAAGTACCGCAAGCTCAAGGTCCGGGCGAACGCCGAGCAGGACGAAGCCCACCTGGCCGACGCGTTCGGCTGCGAAGGTGTGGGCCTGTGCCGGACCGAGCACATGTTCTTCTCGAAGATCCAGGAATTCCGGGAAATGATCGTCTCGGAAACCAAGGAACAGCGGGAGAAGGCGCTCGCCAAGCTCCTGCCGTTCCAGCGGGCCGACTTCACGACGCTGTTCAAGGCCCTCGGCAGCCGGCCGGTGACGATCCGTCTGCTCGATCCGCCGCTGCACGAGTTCCTCTCGGAGCACCACCTGCACGACGACGACGGCCTCGCCGATCGTCTCTCGAAGGCGGTCGGGATCTCGAAGGAGACCGTCGAGCGCCGCGTGGAAGAGCTGAAGGAAACGAACCCGATGCTCGGCTTCCGCGGATGCCGGCTGGGCATCGTGTTCGCGGAAATCACCGCCATGCAGGCCCGGGCGATCTTCGAAGCGGCCGCCGACCTCAAGAAGCAGGGTGTCGACGTCCATCCGGAAGTCATGGTGCCGCTCGTCGGCTTCAAGACCGAGCTCGATCACCAGACGAAGATCATCCGCGACACCGCGGAGAAGGTCTTCGCCGAGAAGGGTGTGAAGGTCGACTACCAGGTCGGCACGATGATCGAAATCCCGCGTGCGGCGCTGACCGCCGGCGAGATCGCGAAGACCGCCGAGTTCTTCTCGTTCGGAACGAACGACCTGACGCAGACGACGCTCGGCATGAGCCGCGATGACTACGGCTCGTTCATTCCGCTGTACCGCGAGAACGACGTGATCGGTGACGACCCGTTCCAGAAGATCGACCAGACCGGTGTCGGCCGGCTGATGGAGATCGCCTGCAAGGACGGCCGCGCCACCCGCGAGAAGCTGAAGCTGGGGATTTGCGGCGAGCACGGGGGCGAACCGTCCTCGGTCATGTTCTGCCACAAGCTCGGCCTCGACTACGTGAGCTGTTCGCCGTTCCGGATTCCGATTGCGAAGCTGGCCGCGGCTCAGCAGGCGCTCGAGTCCTAAGCGGATCGATCTGA of Planctomyces sp. SH-PL14 contains these proteins:
- a CDS encoding tetratricopeptide repeat protein, with protein sequence MPRNRDRSERPAGRLALDSAAGHSEATTGGLDRTRNRVLWQNLGLGALLVAVVLAVFGQAAWFGYVNFDDPEYIRNSKHVEGGPTLENLKWGLTTLYFANWHPLTWWSWQADVALWGDNPEGHHVTNLLIHAVNALLVWRVMWTLTGLRFGSFLLALVFAIHPLRWESVAWISERKGLLSALFALLAVDRYAAYARSPSLVRMGIVAVCLALSLMSKAMAVTLPAVLLVLDWRPLGRWKSWRDGVWLALEKWPLWLLVAGSVFVTFIAQQRGGAVRTLHEVSGVQRVLGAAWAYTVYVGQTLWPANLCVFYPLPDHRPWWQAVVAIVVLLGGTIGAILAARRWPAVTVGWLCYLGMLVPVIGLVQLGGQAHADRYVYLPSIPLLAAIGTVAVGLLGPRARSFGVGVAFAVLLIPLALQSVAQGRVWRNGRTLWLHAARVAPCAESWWNVGILNLDARRYDDAARAFQEAVQLVPEVPEYHAGLAAALDGLERWDEAEAAASSALKLAGADLQETRARCHLILGKGAVRRGDLPEARRLLEEGLGTARNVELRSEIAVRLMRAGAPREALPHLTRIRDDDPDSSAAQGNVGNAYLELGDWQAAADSFGKAVELLPREPRLRSRWVTMLLASGQDDAARREVQILVKMDSNWPVASLRAAARMTSSADSTPSQIAEGYWLAAAVRLLFDPPPPEALDIMGMGAAGQGRFDEAARLGEEAAKLARTAGREDLAKAIDTRVEHYRAGRRPPTP
- the ppdK gene encoding pyruvate, phosphate dikinase gives rise to the protein MATKYVYSFSGGKGEGNGKMKAELGGKGANLAEMCNIGLPVPAGFTIGTEVCNYYYANDRKYPPELKAQVEAALKEVEKVMGGEFGSKTNPLLFSCRSGARESMPGMMDTVLNIGMNDETVISLAKKSGDERFAWDSYRRFIQMYGDVVMGLKPQTKTDPDHFEELLEHKREKAGVKFDNELTAEQLKELVAEYKAVIKKHTGSEFPTDPMEQVWGCIGAVFSSWMNDRAIVYRRMYNIPHEWGTAVNVQAMVFGNLGDGCATGVGLTRDCAVGTPGFCGDYLINAQGEDVVAGIRTPLRIEETLGKDMPKAHAELDEIGKKLEKHFKEVQDVEFTIQEGRVWMLQTRNAKRTGFAAVRIAVDLVNEGLITEKEALQKRRIPADDLNQLLQPIFDTEAKKKATKENRAIAKGINAGPGAATGQIVFHASDAEALYNKDNNVQLILVRKETSPEDLRGMKVAKGILTAFGGASSHAALVSRQMGKVCIVGCGSLVVDYDKGTISSGGTTLKEGDWISIDGFTGEVFSGKVETKPSEIVQVLVQKTMKPEESETYTRYAQLMGWVDKYRKLKVRANAEQDEAHLADAFGCEGVGLCRTEHMFFSKIQEFREMIVSETKEQREKALAKLLPFQRADFTTLFKALGSRPVTIRLLDPPLHEFLSEHHLHDDDGLADRLSKAVGISKETVERRVEELKETNPMLGFRGCRLGIVFAEITAMQARAIFEAAADLKKQGVDVHPEVMVPLVGFKTELDHQTKIIRDTAEKVFAEKGVKVDYQVGTMIEIPRAALTAGEIAKTAEFFSFGTNDLTQTTLGMSRDDYGSFIPLYRENDVIGDDPFQKIDQTGVGRLMEIACKDGRATREKLKLGICGEHGGEPSSVMFCHKLGLDYVSCSPFRIPIAKLAAAQQALES